In Paraburkholderia sp. BL23I1N1, a genomic segment contains:
- a CDS encoding glycoside hydrolase family 3 C-terminal domain-containing protein has product MGRTYFRGTAIATACAVVALIAACGHNDDLQVAPADPDTAADQRAAALVAQMTTAEKIQMVHGTGMPTLGYGTFPADALGGASYIPGIARLGIPRVSSADSAGGVNVNNARVTALPAPVALAASWDPALANEYGTRIAVELRTLGYAEGLGGGVNLAREPRDGRTFEYMGEDPVLSGTMSAARTVGTQSQKVIATIKHYAMNDQETNRNTGDSQVDERTMRETELLAFEIGVKEGQPGSVMCSYNKVNGTYACEIPYLLTDVLKTEWGFKGVVQSDWGATHSTVPSVLAGLDEEQPGAADDSDTSNPLSAYFGSYFNTKLQAAVTAGTVPIARLNDMVQRKLRTLVRIGIMDSPPTAGGAIDETAGNTLALKVAQQSAVLLKNAAPAGAQQAVLPLAAANLSSIVVIGGHADAGVLSGGGSGAVPAIDGNAVSGCQQPAGALLSACATWYKSAPLGAIRAKAPNASVSYFDGNDANAAANAAAQADVAIVFATQWQTETLDLPSLSLPDSKADPSNQTYDQNALIAAVAAKAKRVVVVLENGSPVLMPWLGNVHGVLESWYPGVQGGQAIADLLFGDANPSGKLPISFPKQDSDLPQPVISATDLSVKYSEGLLMGYRWYDAQQIEPLFPFGFGLSYTSFAYSNLNASADGAGNVTVTFTVTNNGARAGEEVAQVYAALPAGLGEPPKCLVGWQKLSLQPGQAQPVSVTIPAQRLATWDATNHAWKINGGSYGFIAGASSRDANALTKSLSLAGR; this is encoded by the coding sequence ATGGGTAGAACGTATTTCCGTGGTACCGCAATCGCGACGGCCTGTGCCGTGGTGGCCCTGATTGCCGCGTGCGGCCATAACGACGACTTGCAGGTCGCGCCGGCCGATCCCGATACGGCCGCCGACCAGCGTGCCGCGGCGCTGGTCGCGCAAATGACTACGGCCGAAAAAATTCAGATGGTGCACGGTACCGGCATGCCGACGCTAGGCTACGGCACATTCCCGGCGGACGCGCTGGGCGGAGCGAGCTACATCCCCGGCATTGCGCGGCTCGGCATTCCCAGGGTCAGCAGCGCGGACTCCGCGGGCGGTGTCAACGTGAATAACGCTCGCGTCACGGCGCTGCCTGCACCGGTAGCGCTTGCCGCGAGTTGGGACCCGGCGCTTGCTAACGAGTACGGTACCCGCATCGCGGTCGAGTTGCGCACGCTCGGCTACGCGGAAGGCCTTGGCGGTGGCGTGAACCTCGCGCGCGAGCCGCGCGACGGGCGCACCTTCGAATACATGGGCGAGGACCCGGTGCTGAGCGGCACGATGAGCGCCGCCCGCACGGTCGGCACGCAGTCGCAGAAAGTGATCGCGACCATCAAGCACTATGCGATGAACGATCAGGAGACGAACCGCAATACGGGTGACTCGCAGGTCGACGAACGCACGATGCGCGAGACCGAACTGCTCGCGTTCGAGATTGGCGTGAAGGAGGGTCAGCCGGGCAGTGTGATGTGTTCGTACAACAAGGTCAACGGCACCTATGCGTGCGAAATCCCCTACCTGCTCACGGATGTGCTGAAAACCGAATGGGGCTTCAAGGGTGTCGTGCAGTCGGACTGGGGCGCCACGCATAGCACGGTGCCCTCGGTGCTCGCCGGTCTCGACGAGGAACAGCCGGGCGCCGCCGACGATAGCGACACCAGCAATCCTCTATCCGCGTATTTCGGTTCGTATTTCAACACCAAGCTCCAGGCCGCGGTGACGGCGGGCACGGTGCCGATCGCGCGATTGAACGACATGGTCCAGCGCAAGCTGCGCACGCTGGTGCGGATCGGCATCATGGATTCGCCGCCTACGGCAGGTGGCGCGATCGACGAAACCGCTGGCAATACGCTTGCGCTGAAGGTTGCGCAGCAATCGGCGGTGCTGTTGAAAAACGCCGCGCCGGCCGGCGCGCAGCAGGCTGTACTGCCGCTTGCGGCAGCGAATCTGTCGTCGATCGTGGTGATCGGCGGACATGCTGATGCGGGCGTGCTGTCGGGCGGCGGGTCAGGCGCGGTGCCAGCGATCGACGGCAACGCCGTGTCGGGTTGTCAGCAGCCGGCTGGCGCGTTGCTCAGTGCTTGTGCGACCTGGTACAAGTCCGCGCCGCTCGGGGCGATCAGGGCGAAGGCGCCGAACGCGAGCGTGAGCTACTTCGACGGGAATGATGCGAATGCAGCCGCCAACGCCGCGGCCCAGGCGGATGTCGCGATCGTGTTCGCGACGCAGTGGCAAACTGAAACGCTTGATTTGCCGAGCCTGAGCCTGCCGGACAGCAAGGCCGATCCGTCTAACCAGACCTACGATCAGAATGCCCTGATCGCTGCTGTGGCGGCCAAGGCGAAACGGGTCGTCGTGGTGCTCGAAAACGGCAGCCCGGTGCTGATGCCGTGGCTCGGCAATGTGCATGGTGTGCTGGAAAGCTGGTATCCGGGCGTGCAAGGCGGCCAGGCGATCGCCGATCTGCTGTTCGGCGACGCTAATCCGTCGGGCAAGTTGCCGATCTCGTTTCCGAAGCAGGATAGCGACCTGCCGCAACCGGTCATTTCCGCGACCGATCTGAGCGTTAAATACAGCGAGGGCCTGCTGATGGGGTATCGCTGGTATGACGCACAGCAGATCGAACCCTTGTTCCCATTCGGTTTCGGTCTGTCATACACGAGCTTTGCCTACTCGAACCTCAATGCGAGTGCCGACGGCGCGGGCAACGTGACCGTCACGTTCACCGTGACCAATAACGGCGCGCGTGCGGGAGAGGAGGTCGCGCAGGTTTACGCGGCGTTGCCTGCGGGGTTGGGCGAACCGCCGAAGTGTCTGGTCGGCTGGCAAAAGCTTTCGTTGCAACCGGGGCAGGCTCAGCCCGTCAGCGTGACGATCCCGGCGCAGCGGCTCGCGACCTGGGACGCGACGAATCACGCGTGGAAGATAAACGGCGGCAGTTATGGGTTTATCGCGGGCGCGTCTTCGCGGGATGCGAATGCGTTGACGAAGTCGTTGTCGCTGGCCGGCCGCTGA
- a CDS encoding AraC family transcriptional regulator has translation MELLQKSVSARLYRWLLDELQRDGLDREAICRSIGIREHELDAADARVAGDQHVRMTQLMAGWKLNYTPPVPGVAGWLRPFPELAGVVCNRPTLRDALRRFVQYRELIGNVDWLLMHEENDAVAFDYVLEGDGRSARCALGNFAMIADLARLYDPSIRVREAGLTGTLSAPNVNFEDALRSPIRVDQQRNRIVLASAVLDASFEQFNPSLADIHLHAADEVRHKIRMRASFGHTVEACLIEWLREQADEVLPEHMQSRLCERFAISRWTLRRRLLNEQTSFHDLLTRARTREAKQLLSRTQLPIREIGERVRFASTSAFTRFFTRVSGAAPSHYRSTHDER, from the coding sequence GTGGAGCTACTCCAGAAATCCGTTTCCGCCCGGCTATATCGATGGCTGCTCGACGAACTCCAGCGCGACGGACTCGATCGCGAGGCGATATGCAGATCGATTGGTATCCGGGAACACGAACTTGATGCCGCGGACGCGCGCGTAGCCGGCGACCAGCATGTGCGCATGACGCAACTGATGGCCGGCTGGAAGCTCAACTACACGCCGCCTGTGCCAGGCGTAGCCGGCTGGTTACGGCCCTTTCCGGAACTGGCGGGCGTCGTGTGCAATCGCCCGACCTTGCGCGACGCATTGCGGCGCTTCGTGCAGTATCGCGAGCTGATCGGTAATGTCGACTGGCTGTTGATGCACGAGGAGAACGACGCTGTAGCGTTCGACTACGTGCTCGAAGGCGACGGCCGTTCGGCACGCTGCGCGCTGGGCAACTTCGCGATGATTGCCGACCTCGCCCGCCTCTACGATCCGTCCATACGGGTCCGCGAAGCAGGTTTGACCGGCACGCTGTCCGCGCCCAACGTAAACTTTGAAGACGCACTCAGAAGTCCGATCCGGGTCGACCAGCAACGCAATCGCATCGTGCTCGCCTCGGCGGTGCTCGACGCTTCGTTCGAACAGTTCAACCCCTCGCTCGCGGACATTCACCTGCATGCCGCGGACGAGGTCCGCCACAAGATCCGCATGCGCGCCTCGTTCGGTCATACGGTCGAGGCTTGCCTGATCGAATGGCTACGCGAACAGGCCGACGAAGTGTTGCCGGAGCACATGCAGTCGCGCCTGTGCGAACGCTTCGCGATCTCGCGCTGGACCTTGCGGCGCCGGTTGCTGAACGAACAGACGAGCTTCCACGATCTGCTGACACGCGCGCGAACGCGCGAAGCCAAACAGCTTTTGTCGCGGACGCAACTGCCGATTCGCGAAATCGGCGAACGTGTCCGTTTTGCATCGACGAGCGCCTTCACGCGATTTTTTACGCGAGTATCCGGCGCGGCGCCGAGTCATTACAGAAGCACGCATGACGAGAGGTGA
- a CDS encoding GIY-YIG nuclease family protein, producing the protein MAWFLYLLECSDGSVYTGIATDVQARFDKHVSGEGARYTRSRKPVQVLASFELANRSSASSAEYWVKRLSPSDKRALAAGLRTLESVLPLPEPVAADEPDAPF; encoded by the coding sequence ATGGCGTGGTTTCTATATCTGCTCGAATGCTCGGACGGCAGCGTCTATACCGGCATTGCCACCGACGTGCAGGCGCGTTTCGACAAACACGTGAGCGGTGAGGGCGCGCGCTATACGCGTTCGCGCAAGCCGGTGCAGGTGCTGGCGTCGTTTGAGTTGGCGAACCGTTCGAGTGCGTCGAGTGCGGAGTATTGGGTCAAGCGGCTGTCGCCTTCTGACAAGCGCGCGCTGGCCGCGGGGCTGCGAACGCTCGAATCGGTATTGCCGCTGCCCGAGCCGGTTGCCGCAGACGAACCCGACGCCCCCTTCTAA
- a CDS encoding FUSC family protein, which yields MLNRKSNPSSPRWSSRLYASLYALVTAIYRKRPVWMVSFSMSEASLSEGLRAACASTAMLVVGNLLHDPTFAWAAIGAFWTCLADAAGSNRTRFASMMGFALLSTVCGGVTAFASGEGTVFAALAILVFTTLGAFGRIWGAATSQVTILAATACVVMVDRPMHNLREGMAFLGIYLAGCLFAVVLSLTVWRIHPFGTSRASLRAVYVRLADIAFDSARLLEQRAAPGQWVTHAAKFRADARAALERSRKALANVPDSRTAGRETYDTLLALLSESEALFAYLIAVTGACEKPPEDARRVKRAARLLTGMGEVLRRIGADASEAQWNRLADLQRRLRRLARRLESALMEPVALKSGFELVDFAPAYAQPLGWRDSAARLLTRTWSTLKANLSVQSVGLRHAARVGVTTTAGFLVIRALGLPFGYWATMATLLILQPSIAATWPRSIERAAGSIVGGVLAAGIGYAIHSPLGISLAVFPLVVATMALRPVSYSLFVLFLTPTFVLVADFATPGASEFAYALTRLGNNVLGCVLALLATFYLWPTREKVDYRAYLSEAVRANLAYLRAALESPERSEKDMERLRRAAGLGSNNAEEAIGRVRLEKLEDSMVDTVTLTVLSVLRKMAGTATQLRLSTNRRNMHGELGEWMAATSHDIDAALNRTLRPIRRDLPARDRLTSLEADAVGEIALMHRLLTERMREARG from the coding sequence ATGCTGAATCGCAAGTCCAATCCATCGTCGCCGCGCTGGTCGAGCCGCCTGTATGCGAGCCTGTACGCGCTCGTCACCGCGATCTACCGCAAGCGGCCGGTATGGATGGTGTCGTTTTCGATGAGCGAGGCCAGTCTGTCGGAAGGGCTGAGAGCCGCCTGCGCGTCCACCGCCATGCTGGTGGTGGGTAATCTGCTGCACGACCCGACCTTCGCATGGGCCGCGATCGGCGCTTTCTGGACCTGTCTCGCAGACGCGGCCGGCTCGAACCGTACCCGCTTCGCCTCGATGATGGGCTTTGCGCTGCTGTCGACCGTGTGCGGCGGCGTGACTGCTTTCGCGTCAGGCGAGGGCACGGTGTTCGCGGCGCTCGCCATACTGGTATTCACGACGCTCGGCGCGTTCGGCAGGATCTGGGGCGCCGCGACATCGCAGGTGACGATTCTCGCAGCGACCGCTTGCGTCGTGATGGTCGACCGGCCCATGCACAATCTTCGGGAAGGGATGGCGTTTCTCGGCATCTACCTGGCCGGATGCCTGTTTGCCGTCGTGCTGAGCTTGACTGTCTGGCGCATTCACCCGTTTGGGACGAGCCGCGCTTCGCTGCGTGCGGTGTATGTGCGTCTGGCCGACATCGCATTCGATAGCGCTCGCCTGCTCGAACAGCGCGCAGCCCCGGGACAGTGGGTCACGCATGCCGCGAAATTTCGCGCCGATGCGCGGGCTGCGCTGGAGCGCTCGCGCAAGGCGCTGGCGAACGTGCCTGACTCGAGAACGGCCGGCCGGGAAACTTACGACACGCTGCTCGCTCTGCTGAGCGAAAGTGAAGCGCTCTTTGCGTATCTGATTGCGGTCACCGGTGCCTGCGAAAAACCCCCGGAAGACGCACGTCGCGTCAAACGCGCGGCCCGGCTGCTGACCGGGATGGGCGAGGTTCTGCGCAGAATCGGTGCGGACGCCAGCGAAGCGCAATGGAACCGCCTCGCCGACCTGCAACGCCGTTTGCGGCGCCTCGCGAGGCGACTCGAATCCGCGCTGATGGAGCCCGTGGCGCTCAAATCCGGCTTCGAACTGGTCGATTTCGCACCGGCGTATGCGCAGCCGCTCGGGTGGCGGGACAGTGCCGCGAGACTGCTCACGCGGACGTGGTCGACCCTCAAGGCGAACCTCTCGGTTCAGTCGGTCGGCTTGCGCCACGCCGCCCGCGTAGGCGTCACGACCACGGCGGGCTTTCTGGTCATACGGGCGCTCGGACTGCCCTTTGGCTACTGGGCAACCATGGCGACGCTGCTGATCCTGCAACCGTCCATTGCCGCGACCTGGCCACGAAGTATCGAGCGCGCGGCCGGAAGCATTGTCGGGGGCGTGCTGGCGGCCGGCATCGGCTATGCGATTCATTCGCCGCTCGGCATTTCATTGGCGGTCTTTCCGCTGGTGGTCGCCACGATGGCGCTGCGTCCCGTCAGCTACAGCCTCTTCGTTCTTTTTCTGACGCCGACTTTCGTGCTCGTGGCCGACTTCGCGACGCCGGGCGCCAGCGAATTCGCCTACGCGCTCACGCGGCTCGGCAACAATGTGCTGGGCTGTGTGTTGGCGCTGCTGGCAACGTTCTACCTGTGGCCGACGCGGGAGAAAGTCGACTATCGCGCCTATCTGAGCGAGGCAGTGCGGGCCAATCTCGCGTATCTGAGGGCGGCGCTGGAGTCGCCGGAGCGTAGCGAGAAGGACATGGAACGCTTGCGTCGAGCCGCGGGTCTCGGCAGCAACAATGCCGAGGAAGCGATCGGCCGCGTCCGACTTGAAAAGCTCGAGGACTCGATGGTCGATACGGTGACGCTGACCGTGCTGAGCGTGTTGCGGAAAATGGCGGGAACCGCGACCCAACTGCGCCTGAGTACGAACCGGCGGAACATGCACGGCGAACTCGGCGAGTGGATGGCGGCCACGAGCCACGACATCGACGCGGCATTGAACCGGACGTTACGGCCGATCCGGCGCGACCTTCCCGCGCGAGATCGGTTGACGTCGCTGGAGGCGGATGCGGTGGGTGAAATCGCGCTGATGCACCGGCTGCTGACTGAGCGGATGCGCGAGGCGAGAGGTTAG
- the ppa gene encoding inorganic diphosphatase, with amino-acid sequence MSFNHVPAGKDLPQDFNVIIEIPAQSDPVKYEADKETGLLHVDRFIGTGMRYPANYGYIPQTLSGDGDPVDVLVITPFPLLAGSVVRARALGMLQMTDESGVDAKLVAVAHDKVCPMTADLKSIDDVPAYLKDQIKHFFEQYKALEKGKWVKVDGWAGIEAAHKEISEGVANFKK; translated from the coding sequence ATGAGCTTCAATCACGTCCCCGCAGGCAAAGACCTTCCGCAAGATTTCAACGTCATCATCGAAATCCCGGCGCAAAGCGATCCGGTGAAGTACGAAGCTGACAAGGAAACGGGCCTGCTCCACGTCGACCGTTTTATCGGCACCGGCATGCGCTATCCGGCGAATTACGGCTACATTCCGCAAACGCTGTCGGGCGACGGCGACCCGGTCGACGTGCTGGTCATCACGCCGTTCCCGCTGCTGGCCGGCTCGGTGGTCCGTGCCCGCGCGCTCGGCATGCTGCAAATGACCGACGAATCGGGTGTGGACGCGAAGCTGGTCGCCGTCGCGCACGACAAGGTCTGCCCGATGACCGCCGACCTGAAGTCGATCGACGACGTCCCGGCGTACCTGAAAGACCAGATCAAGCACTTCTTCGAGCAATACAAGGCGCTGGAAAAGGGCAAGTGGGTGAAGGTCGACGGCTGGGCGGGCATCGAAGCCGCGCACAAGGAAATCAGCGAAGGCGTGGCGAACTTCAAGAAGTAA
- a CDS encoding aldehyde dehydrogenase family protein, which produces MEEARHFIGGEWSAASGGETIAVLDPSDGQPFTRLARGTAADIDAAVHAARRAFEGAWGEASAAERGRVLYRLSMLVAAHQEELAQLEARDTGKPLKQARADSAALARYFEFYAGAADKLHGETLPYQAGYTVLTIREPHGVTGHIVPWNYPLQIFGRSVGAALATGNACVVKPAEDACLSVLRVAELAAEAGLPAGALNIVTGFGHEAGAALARHPGIDHISFTGSPETGKLVTQMAAENHVPVTLELGGKSPQIVFADADLDAALPVLVSAIVQNAGQTCSAGSRVLIERVIYEPLLDRLSGAFHALRVGPSHADLDCGPLINAKQQQRVWDFLSDAQHDGIPMAAHGEVIPEAPESGFYQAPTLLRDVPASHRLARDEVFGPVLAAMSFADEDEALSLANGTQYGLVAGIWTRDGARQMRLARRLRSGQVFINNYGAGGGVELPFGGVKHSGHGREKGFEALYGFTVLKTIAIRHG; this is translated from the coding sequence ATGGAAGAAGCCAGGCATTTCATCGGCGGCGAATGGTCCGCTGCATCAGGCGGCGAGACGATCGCCGTGCTCGATCCCTCGGACGGCCAGCCGTTCACCCGGCTTGCGCGCGGCACCGCGGCGGATATCGACGCCGCCGTCCACGCCGCCCGGCGCGCCTTCGAAGGCGCATGGGGCGAGGCGAGCGCCGCCGAACGCGGCCGCGTGCTGTACCGGCTATCCATGCTGGTGGCAGCCCACCAGGAAGAACTCGCTCAACTCGAAGCCCGCGACACCGGCAAGCCGCTCAAACAGGCGCGCGCCGATTCGGCTGCTTTGGCACGCTACTTCGAGTTTTACGCCGGCGCGGCGGACAAGCTGCACGGCGAGACGCTCCCCTATCAGGCCGGCTACACCGTGCTGACGATCCGCGAGCCGCACGGCGTGACCGGCCATATCGTGCCGTGGAACTACCCGTTGCAGATCTTCGGCCGCAGCGTCGGCGCGGCGCTCGCCACCGGCAATGCGTGCGTCGTCAAACCGGCGGAAGATGCGTGCCTCTCGGTATTGCGTGTCGCCGAACTGGCGGCCGAGGCGGGTTTGCCGGCGGGCGCGCTGAATATCGTCACGGGTTTCGGACATGAAGCGGGTGCGGCGCTCGCGCGTCATCCCGGCATCGATCACATCTCCTTCACCGGCTCGCCCGAAACCGGCAAGCTCGTGACGCAGATGGCCGCCGAGAACCACGTGCCGGTCACGCTCGAACTGGGCGGCAAATCCCCGCAAATCGTTTTCGCCGACGCAGATCTCGACGCAGCCTTGCCCGTGCTGGTGTCGGCGATCGTGCAGAACGCCGGGCAAACCTGCTCGGCGGGCAGCCGCGTGCTGATCGAGCGGGTAATTTACGAGCCGCTGCTCGACCGGCTGAGCGGCGCGTTCCACGCGCTGCGGGTCGGACCGTCGCACGCCGATCTCGACTGTGGTCCGCTGATTAACGCGAAACAGCAACAGCGCGTGTGGGACTTCCTCTCGGACGCGCAACACGACGGCATTCCCATGGCGGCACACGGCGAAGTGATTCCCGAAGCGCCGGAGAGCGGCTTCTATCAGGCGCCGACGCTTTTACGCGACGTGCCCGCGAGCCACCGTCTGGCGCGCGACGAAGTATTCGGCCCGGTCCTCGCCGCCATGTCGTTCGCGGACGAAGACGAAGCGCTCTCGCTAGCCAACGGCACACAGTACGGCCTGGTCGCGGGCATCTGGACGCGCGACGGCGCCCGGCAGATGCGCCTCGCGCGGCGGCTTCGTTCCGGTCAGGTATTCATCAACAACTATGGCGCCGGTGGCGGCGTCGAATTGCCGTTCGGCGGCGTGAAGCATTCCGGCCACGGACGCGAAAAGGGTTTCGAAGCGCTGTATGGCTTTACGGTTTTGAAAACCATCGCGATTCGTCACGGATAG
- a CDS encoding SDR family oxidoreductase — MRLTGKTAIVTGGGSGFGEGIAKTYAREGANVVINDLNGAAAERVASEIALAGGKAIAVAGNVTQREDWQALREAALEDFGSVQIVVNNAGTTHRNKPVLDVTEAEFDRVYAVNVKSLYWSVQEFVPYFRQQGGGAFINIASTAGVRPRPGLVWYNGSKGAVIIASKSLAVELGPDRIRVNCVNPVMGETALLSEFMGVEDTPENRKRFLAGIPLGRFSTPQDIANAALYLASDEAEFITGVCLEVDGGRCV, encoded by the coding sequence ATGCGGTTGACAGGTAAAACAGCCATCGTCACGGGTGGCGGCTCGGGTTTCGGCGAAGGTATCGCGAAGACCTACGCGCGCGAAGGCGCGAATGTCGTGATCAACGACCTGAACGGCGCGGCGGCCGAACGTGTGGCGAGCGAAATCGCGCTCGCCGGCGGCAAGGCGATCGCGGTGGCCGGCAACGTCACGCAACGCGAGGACTGGCAGGCGCTGCGCGAAGCCGCGCTCGAAGACTTCGGCAGCGTGCAGATCGTCGTCAACAATGCCGGCACCACGCATCGCAACAAGCCGGTACTCGACGTAACGGAAGCCGAGTTCGACCGCGTCTATGCGGTGAACGTCAAAAGCCTCTACTGGAGCGTGCAGGAATTCGTGCCGTATTTCCGCCAGCAAGGCGGCGGCGCTTTCATCAATATCGCGTCGACCGCCGGTGTGCGGCCGCGGCCCGGTCTCGTCTGGTACAACGGCAGCAAGGGCGCGGTGATCATCGCCAGCAAGTCGCTCGCCGTCGAACTGGGACCGGACCGCATTCGGGTGAACTGCGTGAACCCCGTGATGGGCGAGACGGCGCTGCTGTCGGAATTCATGGGTGTCGAAGATACGCCGGAAAATCGCAAGCGCTTTCTCGCCGGCATTCCGCTCGGGCGCTTCTCGACGCCGCAGGATATTGCCAACGCGGCGCTGTATCTCGCCTCGGACGAGGCCGAGTTCATCACCGGCGTGTGCCTCGAAGTGGACGGCGGGCGCTGCGTGTAA
- a CDS encoding MFS transporter, with amino-acid sequence MASPADPLHHPGAGAPPSTFEEATYRKVTWRLAPFLMLCYVVAYLDRVNVGFAKLQMTTDLALSDAVYGFGAGIFFLGYFIFEVPSNVILHKVGARVWIARIMVSWGVISMLTMFITTPTMFYVMRFLLGLAEAGFFPGIILYLTYWYPAHRRGRMTTLFMTAIALSGVIGGPVSGYILKSFNGMNGWHGWQWLFLLEGIPSVIVGILVFLKLDDRISKSKWLTAEEKELLERQVSAEEATKHDMPIRQVLTSGRVLMLSLTYFSFVMGLYGVSFWLPTIIKATGVTDAFMIGLLSAIPFAAAVIAMVFVSRSADRKRERRWHIALPAFAGAIGLVLSVVWTHNTALAMASLTLATMGILTTLPLFWSLPTAILAGTGAAAGIAMINSIGNLAGFLSPYAVGWLKQATAANDSGMYMLAAFMVLGGLLAISVPAKMVNK; translated from the coding sequence ATGGCTAGTCCCGCAGATCCGCTCCACCATCCCGGCGCGGGGGCGCCACCTTCCACTTTCGAGGAGGCGACCTACCGCAAAGTCACCTGGCGGCTCGCGCCGTTCCTGATGCTCTGCTACGTGGTCGCGTATCTCGACCGCGTCAACGTCGGCTTCGCCAAGCTGCAAATGACCACCGATCTCGCCTTAAGCGACGCGGTCTACGGCTTCGGCGCGGGGATTTTCTTCCTCGGCTATTTCATCTTCGAAGTTCCGAGCAATGTGATCCTGCACAAAGTAGGCGCACGCGTGTGGATCGCGCGGATCATGGTGTCGTGGGGCGTGATCTCCATGCTGACCATGTTCATCACCACGCCGACCATGTTCTACGTGATGCGCTTCCTGCTCGGGCTCGCCGAAGCGGGCTTCTTCCCCGGCATCATTCTGTACCTCACGTACTGGTATCCGGCGCATCGCCGCGGCCGCATGACCACCTTGTTCATGACGGCAATCGCGTTGTCCGGCGTGATCGGCGGCCCGGTGTCGGGCTACATTCTGAAGAGCTTCAACGGCATGAACGGCTGGCATGGCTGGCAATGGCTGTTTCTGCTCGAAGGGATTCCCTCGGTGATCGTCGGGATCCTGGTGTTCCTGAAACTCGACGACCGCATTTCCAAGTCAAAGTGGCTCACCGCGGAAGAGAAGGAATTGCTCGAACGCCAGGTATCCGCCGAAGAGGCCACCAAGCACGACATGCCGATTCGTCAGGTGCTCACGAGCGGCCGCGTGCTGATGCTGAGCCTCACGTACTTCTCGTTCGTGATGGGCCTGTATGGCGTGAGCTTCTGGCTGCCGACCATCATCAAGGCGACCGGCGTGACCGACGCGTTCATGATCGGCCTGCTGTCCGCCATTCCGTTTGCAGCAGCGGTGATCGCGATGGTGTTCGTGTCGCGCAGCGCGGACCGCAAGCGCGAGCGGCGCTGGCATATCGCGTTGCCGGCATTCGCCGGGGCGATCGGCCTCGTGCTCTCCGTGGTGTGGACGCACAACACGGCGCTGGCCATGGCCTCGCTCACGCTCGCGACCATGGGCATCCTGACCACCCTGCCGCTGTTCTGGAGTTTGCCGACAGCAATTCTCGCCGGCACGGGCGCGGCGGCCGGCATCGCGATGATCAATTCGATCGGCAATCTTGCGGGCTTTCTCAGCCCGTACGCGGTCGGCTGGTTGAAGCAGGCAACGGCCGCGAATGACTCAGGCATGTATATGCTGGCGGCATTCATGGTCCTCGGCGGACTGCTCGCGATCAGTGTGCCCGCGAAGATGGTCAACAAGTAA